Below is a window of Carassius auratus strain Wakin chromosome 50, ASM336829v1, whole genome shotgun sequence DNA.
TTAAGAATCAAGGGTATGTACATTTTGAATGGGCTCATTTTTacaaattcagttattattttgtcttgtgaagTAAATATAAACATCCGTTACATGAAATAGCTTATTCAAGAcagtacttaataaaaaaaaaaaaaaaaaaaaaaaaaaattagcattttgcaTATTCTTCAAGTAAtatgtaaacttatgagcacTGTAAACACACAATTATATTACACACAATTACTAACACAAagttttactaatatatatatatatatatataaaatgtttttcaattaacagattttttttttttgtatttgaaaatgTTGCTTCTGCAATTCaattaaatgcttttgtttttctgcttcctACAGATTCTCCAGCTGGGTGAATCTGTAGAAAAAGAATCCATAGATAAATAAATTTATCAGTACAAAACTAAATTCAATCAAATATTTTCACTAAATTCCCATTTGTTCTTAAGTGTAACCTAAAGTCGTCCAAATAATTTACCTCCCATAATGCCAAATAAAATGACGCTGCCAATGGGAATCATTTCTGACTTGACCTGTCATAGCCACAAGAGTGCAGTGAGTATCCATGCTTTCAGCAATGCTGTGTGAAGCAAGAGCTCTTACAGCTATTTCTGTGGGGGAAATATTGATTTACGGACATGacatacaattaaaaacactATTGAAAGCAAAAACACTTTATGCACATATGAGGGTGAAGGTTgctatttaaagaacattatGGACTGGACTATTTGCtcaaaaagtgaaagaaaaaacgCTTGAGATTCTTATTTCAGGATGCTGttattttaacagcatttttattAGCAAAATAGCGAATATTAGTCAACATATGTCCCCATCCAATGAGAACCTACATTTAAGGCATGTGAAATTTTAAACCAGTTTAATTGACAATGTTACTAATAGAGAAGACTCCTACTGAGGGCTTCTATGTGACATTACATTTTACGGGTTGTCAAATCATGCGTTATTTAACATGCATGGGTATGTGCAAAAATTGTTCTAGAAATTATAAAGAGAAATTCTTTGGTCCCTTttaatggattcaaaaatggttACCTTTGATCAATACAAAAATGCCTATTATAATGCAAAATGTTGACCTTTTGTCGAGTTCTCCATCAAAACAGGTGCAGATGAACCAATTCATCAGCAAATTTCAGGCTCACCACAGTTTTTCCATCATTCCAATCACAGGCAAATCTGACCAGGCTGGTAATGACGGCTGCGCTCAGATCAGCACAAGGTTTTTCAGAACTATTCTGACCCTGTAAGGAGGTTCAGACATGCTTGGATTTTTTCCCACTGAATTCACAGCTCTGAGATCAACCACAGGTGTTTGGTCTCAATATCTATCTTTCATAGTCTAGACTACTACTGAACAGATTAAAGCCGTGTGGATATATATCAGCTGGCTCTTAATTAACTTCGCTGAAGTGGGAGTGAGAAAGCACTGCAAAATTAACTGCAAGGTACATGACCTTAAAGACAAAAAGAGACTAAATAATGTTCCCAGAATCCCTTTGAATGAAAAACACCCTTAAAAAAGGGCCTGTAAATCAACGTCTAAAAATGGTGAAAAACATCAGCAACAAATACAgttgtacaaatattttacacaaaatgatCCTTTCCCCCcctaaaatgcaaaaacaaaaaaaaccttaaaatgtTTGGAGAACATAAATATACAGTTAAGTAATGCATTCAACATTCAGGTTCATGGTTGACCTTCCTCCTGTTCTAGTTCTCCCAAAGATCTCACATCAGGCCACTCGCAGTCACCCTGTGAAAGTGAACATTCAAtagataaataaacagtttttccaAAATCACATCAATTCATTGATTCAGAATGAAGCTGGTGTGCTCGTGCTCACCAGTGAGATGGTTGTTTTAGAAGAGCCCACAGTCCTTAAGGTTGTTTTTGATGATGACGTCAGTGACTGCATCGAAGACGAACTGCACGTTCTTGGTGTCGGTGGCGCAGGTGAAGTGGGAGTAGATCTCCTTGGTGTCTTTCTTCTTATTCAGGTCCTCAAACTGACACTGAATGTAAGCGGCTGCGTCCTCATACGTGCTGGATCCTTGTATAGAGTTTCATataattaatttggacaaataacaaaaataaacttttactaCACTAAGTATATTGTCATTAAACAAAACTACTACTCTATAATATGGTTTACTTTCTACACTATTTCTGTATTAAACAAATATCAATAGTATCtcaaagatattaaaataatactgataCATAGATCTATAATATATACTATTTTCAGCATGTTATAtaagtataatatttatatatatttttttttatccatttttgttttcatttaaatttctaAAGCTAacaattgtgttgtttttttcaattgtgttgttttttgtgtTGTCATTTATAGTAGTATTTGTTTATGTCTACATagtgtttattcatatttcagttttaattattttagtatatcaagtaaaacaaattaaatacctGTTGGCAATTAGctgtaaaatactataaaatattacaatttaaatagtaccttaaaaaaaaaaaaaattgtttcaagaATTTTAAACTGTTCATACCAGTATACTCAGGGAAACAAATCGTAAGTGGGCTTTTTTTAATCTTGTCGTCAAACAGATCCTTCTTGTTGAGAAACAGGATGATGGAAGTATCCGTGAACCACTTGTTGTTGCAGATGCTGTCAAACAGCTTCATGCTCTCATGCATTCGGTTCTAAAAGAGGAGAAATAAAGCACTGTCTGGGAGGAACCTTAAAAGGCAAAGTTTCTGTTTCATGACAGACATAGACAAGATCTCTTTCAGTGTCAGCATTGAGCGCTCACCATTTCCTCATCTTCAGCCAGGACGAGGTCATAGTCACTGAGAGACACGCAGAAGATGATGGCGGTCACTCCCTCAAAACAGTGGATCCATTTCTTCCTCTCAGATCTCTGGCCGCCCACATCAAACATTCTGAAAGTACAGGAGATGTGGATGGTGAGTCACACTGAACACAATGACATTTACTCAAGAAGACTgtggtaaataatggtttaatatttatgtatatgaatAAAAGGAAGTTGATTAGACAAGGTTATCCAACACTATGATAAAAATAGTGCATAAACAGATGGCTAAACTGAAAGTGGCTACATGAATCATACACACATCAAACAGTCAGCACGCAGTTCACACTCAGGTTCTGCGTGGCTCAAAAATATGGATTTTATTTAATCGGTTTCGGTGTGTGAGAAGTTACAATTAAAAAACTCACTTGAAGTGAAGATCTTTGAAAGTGAAGTGGGTCTCTACAATTCCAGTTGTCTTCACCCTGGTTCTCAGGACATCTTGCTGAGTTGGGACATAGGAAGAACTGGATATTCTGTCTAGGTCATTCAAATAGCTAGAGAGGGAAATACAGAGTTCAGCCGATTATAAAGTTATTCAAAATCCATTTCATGACTTTAAGGTGAAATTATTTGAAGAGGTTCAGGAAACCAGTTTTAAAATGGGCATTTTTCATCAGTTCTGTTTGGAGACTTTAAATGgaattaattaatctaatgaatatgatttaatacaacaataaaaaaaatcagatatataaagctttttttttttttggttaaatggTGATCCATTGAGCTTTCTAATCTCTAAAGAATCTTAAAAACAAGATGTATCAGTTTCAacaaattaagcagcacagctgttcaacgctgataataattagaaatgtttcttgagcagcaaatcatcatcaTTAGAATCGTTTCTGAATTATCATGTGAGGCTGGAAGctggagtaatgacgctgaaaattcagctttaccaatACCGCaaacaaatgacattttaaaataataaaatacaaaactgatattttaaattagatttcatAACGTCACTGTTCTATCTgattttataatcaaataaatttagacttctttttaaaataaatattaaaataatattactaaccccaaacttctgaacagcagCATATATTCATTCTAAGTTTGCTTTCCTAGACACATCTACTTATGGTGTCATAATTGTCTATTGTGAATATATCTTATTCATCTGGGTTGTATGCAAAAGGTAAGGGTTCGCAGCATGCTTGGAGAATGCAGGAcaaatttgcatttttgaaaaGTTTGCATAAAGCATATTTGAATCATGGACCATAATGGATGGAATAACGTCAATTATAACTCAATGTAAAAGAAATGTCCACACACGGCACATGAAACATTGACGTGTTCACCAGCCACAATGGAAACGGAGCTGGGATATGTGGGGAGCGTAAAAGTCATTGTGGGAAACAGCTGTTTAGGGAAGAAATAAAGATGGCAAAAAAAGCTAAAAGACACTCACTATGAGGCAGAGTCATTGAGCTGGTACTCTCTGGAGCGACTGAAACAAGCCTGAACGCCACCATCCTTCCACAGCCGCAGGATGATTCCTGACAGCTCGCTCGTCATATATCCCTCATCTGCAGAGCCGGCCAGCACAAACAGCTGCCTTGCATCATCCTGCAACACAGCCAATCCAATGCATCTTGGTTTCCTTTTGATACTTTAGCATTACATAAATAAGTGGCCTGCATTAAACCCCACTTTACATTATAACAGCAGCACTTACAGCCCGCCCAGGATCCGCAAAGTCAATCTTCAGGCGGCCCATGGCCCTTATGATGGCGATGATGGACTGGATAGTGTTGCTGTAGACCACGGCTCTGAACTGTTTGCACTCTTCCTCGGAGTAGCCTGCTTCATGGATGATTCTGTGGGAGAAAAGACAATGCCATTAATTTAAGCAATAAAGCTAATAGCTCCTGGCAAGTATATTGTGAATATAGGCCTGATGATTCTGAACATTCTGCTGCATGCTGTGCCAAAAAATTTTAAATGCTAAGATATATCACTATATTTGCTCGGTTGCTTAATTCTAATGCCTCGGAGgatgtttaaaacagttattaaagCCTGACAAATGGAGGGATGTCCTTTAATAAGTCATGTCCATACTCAAATGATTTCGtaattcacatttaattttaaataaacactgctgTTGCTTACATCCTGCATGATTTCTAAACATTACGAAACTAGTATGACATATTAGGATGACATAATAGGGGTTGAAACTCACTTCATCTGTTTGACAATTGTACTCTTTCCAGATTCACCAGCCCCtgcaaaagaaagagagaaagaaagaatgtgTTAGCCATATGGACACACACCCAAACATTCCAGAACCTTCCCTGCTCCATAAAAGAGTATGAGGATCTGACTCTGAACGATCAAGTATTTGTG
It encodes the following:
- the LOC113066916 gene encoding guanine nucleotide-binding protein G(i) subunit alpha-1-like, with the protein product MGCTLSSDDKSAQERSKMIDKNLRDDGEKASREVKLLLLGAGESGKSTIVKQMKIIHEAGYSEEECKQFRAVVYSNTIQSIIAIIRAMGRLKIDFADPGRADDARQLFVLAGSADEGYMTSELSGIILRLWKDGGVQACFSRSREYQLNDSASYYLNDLDRISSSSYVPTQQDVLRTRVKTTGIVETHFTFKDLHFKMFDVGGQRSERKKWIHCFEGVTAIIFCVSLSDYDLVLAEDEEMNRMHESMKLFDSICNNKWFTDTSIILFLNKKDLFDDKIKKSPLTICFPEYTGSSTYEDAAAYIQCQFEDLNKKKDTKEIYSHFTCATDTKNVQFVFDAVTDVIIKNNLKDCGLF